Proteins encoded in a region of the Paenibacillus sp. W2I17 genome:
- a CDS encoding MFS transporter: MNFSWKRNLVILWIGVFFCSTAYSISIPFLPLFLSADLGVRDHLELWSGLAFGITFLASALVSPFWGSLADKYGRKPMLIRSGYSLAVLYLINYFVQDPYSLIVVRLFQGLLAGFVPAAIALVGTNTPEEKTGYALGIMSTAGATGGIIGPLIGGVVSHYYGNRNAFLFSAIVVLVSAIIATFWVKEENFNRNKARSHVMDDIREARANRLFMTVLGMMGICTFSVMILEPLLTVYVMEMGVQPDRASLSSGIIFSAVGVATVIMAPRWGKIGSRIGYGKVLIIGLVGGAVGNLLQFFTTGYIAFGILRFVYGLFFAAVFPAINAMIVQATASSFRGRAFSLNQSAAQIGTMAGPIIGGVLGGWLPIRWIFIINGVALIITAIVAKWSGLDHKLPVASKVSAKR, translated from the coding sequence ATGAACTTCTCGTGGAAGCGCAATCTGGTCATATTGTGGATTGGTGTATTTTTTTGTAGCACCGCGTATTCGATCTCGATTCCATTTCTGCCCCTGTTTCTAAGTGCTGACTTGGGGGTTCGTGATCACCTGGAGTTATGGTCAGGACTGGCATTTGGCATTACGTTTCTCGCGAGTGCACTCGTGTCTCCGTTCTGGGGATCACTGGCTGATAAATACGGACGCAAGCCCATGCTGATCCGGTCGGGATACAGCCTTGCCGTCTTGTATTTAATCAATTATTTCGTGCAGGACCCGTATTCGCTGATTGTTGTTCGATTGTTTCAGGGTCTGCTTGCAGGGTTTGTTCCAGCAGCGATTGCCTTGGTAGGCACGAATACACCTGAAGAGAAGACGGGTTATGCACTTGGTATTATGTCCACTGCAGGAGCCACTGGTGGTATTATCGGACCATTAATTGGTGGCGTGGTGAGTCATTATTATGGGAACCGGAATGCATTTTTGTTTTCGGCTATTGTTGTGTTAGTCTCAGCAATCATCGCAACCTTCTGGGTAAAAGAAGAGAACTTCAACCGGAACAAAGCGCGTTCTCACGTCATGGATGACATTCGTGAAGCGAGAGCGAATCGTTTGTTTATGACGGTGCTTGGCATGATGGGCATATGTACATTCTCCGTCATGATTCTGGAGCCACTATTGACGGTCTATGTGATGGAGATGGGCGTTCAGCCGGATCGTGCCTCACTCAGCTCGGGTATTATTTTCTCAGCGGTGGGGGTAGCAACAGTTATTATGGCGCCGCGTTGGGGCAAGATTGGTTCAAGGATTGGATACGGTAAAGTGTTGATCATCGGACTGGTTGGTGGGGCTGTAGGGAATCTTCTGCAGTTCTTTACAACAGGTTATATAGCATTCGGCATTTTACGATTTGTGTACGGTTTATTCTTTGCGGCTGTATTTCCGGCAATTAACGCCATGATTGTGCAGGCTACCGCATCGAGTTTCCGGGGCAGGGCCTTTAGTCTGAATCAATCCGCCGCCCAGATCGGGACGATGGCGGGACCGATTATTGGTGGTGTACTTGGAGGCTGGCTGCCGATACGCTGGATATTTATTATTAATGGAGTGGCATTGATCATCACTGCGATTGTAGCGAAGTGGTCAGGATTGGATCACAAACTGCCCGTGGCAAGTAAGGTTTCCGCTAAACGATGA